The genomic stretch GTCTACCAGACGCCCACAGAGATCCTCGAGGTGCTAACCTGCTACCTTCTCGCCGACATCTCTCAGGAACAGCTACAGGCGTTCAAGGCGGCCTTTGAACTCGGCAATTTCGCACGGTTTTCGCCCAAGCTAAGGATTAAAATCGTGCGCCCGCCCGAAGACTACATTGGCAAGTCTCATGAATACATTCGCCGCAAAGAGGATGAAGCCGGCCGCGAAGAGGCCTTTCTCATTGTAGATGACAGGGCCGTAGAGAACGATGCTGTTTGGTACATTCAATGGTTTGCGGATGATGGGCCCATGGATGTTTGCGCTGAGAGCTCAGACGTTTTGTGGAAAATGCTCATCAGAACTGATAAGCTGGCAATGGTCTACGTAAACTACGACGTCGGCAACATATCTCTCCAAGAACAGTTGCCCAACTGCGGCGTGGAGTTTCCTGTAAAAGAGGGGTATGAACAGCCGAAAGTATTCGATTACGACATGGACATGCATAAGGAGCAATATGGCCAACCGACATGGGTCAATGCCGAACCCCACGAATTTGAATACAACAAGGGCGGCGAAAAGTTTGGAGATTATGTCGCGCCGCCAAGGACACTTGCAAGATTGAAAGATGAAGTCGCAGAAGCATCGGGGGTGTTGAACGACTGGGTAAAGCCTTATCCAGCGGGCCCGTTGCGAATGTCGAATGGAAAGATGAAGGAATTTCCAGAGGGAACAATGGTTCTGCAGCTAATGATTAACCCCGATTTCCCTTGGCCGCCTTTCAAATGGCCTAGAGGATCACTATGATCTGGATATTGATATCATACGCGGAAAGGCATATGAGAAGAACTACGGGATTGAGTGCGCATTATTATAGCTATGTGATGAACCTTGTGAAAGGCAAGTTACGAATACAAAGCTCAATGAACAACAATAAGGCTAGCTGGAAACAAGTCTGAAGTTTGATTAGGTTTGTGAAAAGGCTTCGTTGAATAACACTCATTAGCTGAGTACACATTTCACTATGAGACACTTCTACTACTTACATAGCATTATATGGTATTGTACTCGAGAAATCACATATGGTTCTAGTATCATTTACAAGCAATTCCACTCATGCTGAAATAGGAGAAAACCCATCAAAGATCCGACTCATTAGTGTATATACTCTATCTTACTATCTATATgaaacaaaagaacaaaagtGGTGATTTGCAATCTAACGCCTAGCACATTTCCCAACTCCATTACCTATACTTCCATAGGGTCCTGCCCCAGTTAAACGCCAACACACACTTTCCAATTACGTGACCAAGGACCAGCGGTAGCCCATACTTGAACCAAGTCAAAGGCTGCCACAGTCGAGAGTTAGGCAACTTTACCCTCTTGTCTTGCTCCATTTTTATCGCCACCTTTCCTACTCGCTTTCCAGAAAATGCTTCGACAGCCTCCAATATGACATGAACAGTCGCTTCCGGCTGGCTGAAAAACGGGGAGTGGCTGGTCTGCAGCTCCCTATGCTCGACAGAAGCTCCCATTCCTCTCGCCATTCCTACATTCATGCGCTGCGCTATCACTGGCAGCCCCTGATCTTCAATGGTACCGAGATAAAATGAAGGCAcatccagccagccagaGTATGAGTATTCGCCTCCCTCAAACAACGACTTGAGACTATGTGGTGTGAGCTGGGACACTCGGTACTCTGCCTCGTCGGCTGGCAAGTCGTGGTAAAAGAACTGGCGCGGAGGAACAGCGAGGTCGGCAAATCCAGTAGCTTTATTTACGCGGAAAAAGTGAGGTGCACGGCCGAAGAATGGATCCATAAATGCAAGTCCTGTAAACGTGTATCCAGAGGCGATCAGGATAAGGCCAATGACGTGACCAGCGGCTGGGATTTTTGACGCATCTGCATCCTGAAGACCGCCTCTCTTTCGCGCGAAACCCTTGATGACGCTGTTTCCGACCAGGCCACCGTATGAGTGGGCAATGACTACCACGTCTCGCCCGCAACTTGTTTCGTCGGAAACTGCTTTCCTGGCAGCATCGAGATCATCTTTGAGAGTCTTGGAGGGGTCTCCAGTTGTTGAAGGCAGAGTTACTGCGGTGCATTTAATACCGTGCTTCTTCTGCAGTAAATCGATAACCAGATCGTAGCATAGAGGCTGGTGCCATGCTCCCGGGATAAAGACTAGCGTCGGAAGGTTTTGCATTTCGGAACCCGGCTGACGGATCGTGGCGTTTGTTGCCTCAACTCAGATTCTCAGAGGTGTAAGTGAAAATGTTGTGAATCGCTTTCAGAATGCCGAATATACGATGATAActtggaagaaaaggagggagagaaaaaatgTAATTGCTTGTTAGTTCTCCCCTTGGTGGTCAAATCTTAGTTTTCGTGCAATTTTTCGGCCCTCGTAGCTGTTCGGCCTGCGATGCGAGGCGAAGTCCGAGATGGGCCAACAATAGACGGCGGCGCTATGCTCAGTCATGCTGcgctaaaaaaagaactgAAACTGAAGAGCAATATATACAGCTAGAAATACCCATCCTGTGCCTATATACAATACTCGACTCTAAGACAGGTTCCTCTGATAACCTCTAGATGTGTATATCCACGCTCCAATTATATGCGCCAACTCATTCAGAAGCCCCTGCAGTCATCTTCTAAAGCgatgcaagaagaaaaaaggtatAGGCGGTGTCACTGCGGTTCTCGAGGTTG from Trichoderma atroviride chromosome 3, complete sequence encodes the following:
- a CDS encoding uncharacterized protein (EggNog:ENOG41), producing the protein MVYQTPTEILEVLTCYLLADISQEQLQAFKAAFELGNFARFSPKLRIKIVRPPEDYIGKSHEYIRRKEDEAGREEAFLIVDDRAVENDAVWYIQWFADDGPMDVCAESSDVLWKMLIRTDKLAMVYVNYDVGNISLQEQLPNCGVEFPVKEGYEQPKVFDYDMDMHKEQYGQPTWVNAEPHEFEYNKGGEKFGDYVAPPRTLARLKDEVAEASGVLNDWVKPYPAGPLRMSNGKMKEFPEGTMVLQLMINPDFPWPPFKWPRGSL
- a CDS encoding uncharacterized protein (EggNog:ENOG41) encodes the protein MQNLPTLVFIPGAWHQPLCYDLVIDLLQKKHGIKCTAVTLPSTTGDPSKTLKDDLDAARKAVSDETSCGRDVVVIAHSYGGLVGNSVIKGFARKRGGLQDADASKIPAAGHVIGLILIASGYTFTGLAFMDPFFGRAPHFFRVNKATGFADLAVPPRQFFYHDLPADEAEYRVSQLTPHSLKSLFEGGEYSYSGWLDVPSFYLGTIEDQGLPVIAQRMNVGMARGMGASVEHRELQTSHSPFFSQPEATVHVILEAVEAFSGKRVGKVAIKMEQDKRVKLPNSRLWQPLTWFKYGLPLVLGHVIGKCVLAFNWGRTLWKYR